The genomic stretch GGGGACCCAGGCCGACCTGGAGGCCCGCCTCGCGGAAGCCGAAGGGGGCGCGGAGGCGCTGCGCGCCGACAACGCCACGTTGGAAGGCCGCGTCGCCGAACTGGAGACCCACCTCTCCGACCTGGAGGCCGCCGCGGCGCAGAGCGCGCAGGCGCTCCAGTCCCTCCAGGAACGCCTGACGCGCACCGAGGCGGAGCGCGTCGCCGCGACGACCGAGCGGGAGCGCCTCCAGTCGGACCTGACGGTCGCCCGCGCCGCGCGCGTCCGCCTGGAGGGACGCATCACCGCCATGGAGACCGCCTCCACGGACGCGGTGCGCCTGCTCGACACGGAGCGCGCCGAGCGCACCCGCCTGAGCGAGTCCCTGGAAGAGGCCCGGCGCATGCTCCAGCAGCGCGAGGGCAGCTCGTCCGACCGGCTCACCTCCGTCCTCGGTGAGCTGACGAAAGCCCAGGAGCAGGTGCGGACCCTGGAGACGGAGAAGCTCGCCCTCCAGGGCGAGCGCGGCGAGCGCGAACGGCTGGAGTCCGTCGTCGCCGACCAGAAGGCCCGCCTCGCGACGCTCGACGCCGAGCGCGCCGAGCTGCTCGCGGCCGTGGAGGAACTCAAGGCCTCCGCCCAGCCCGAGGCGGTGCTGGAGATGGCCGCGGAGATGGAACAACTCCAGACCCAGGTCGAGTCGCTCCAGGAGAAGCTCGCCGCCCAGGAGTCGGAGCTGGGCGCCTTGCGCCGCCAGGCGGCCCGCGCGGGCAACAACCCCGTCCAGGAAATCTACGAGCGCGCCAACGCGGAGCTCACCGCGGTGAAGAGCGAGCTGTCCCGTCGCGCCGGCCCCGTCCCGCCGCCACCCGGTGGGACTTCCGGTCGGGCCCCCACCATCCCCCAGGTGAAGCCGGGCCGCGCCGCCGTGCCCGCGCTCGACCTGCCCCCGGCGCCCACCAAGAAGGCGGACGAGCGCGAGTGACGCCACGCGACTAGGATTGCGTCCGTGGAAGCTCGCGAGCGCATCTTCAAGTATCAGGGCCTGGGCAACGACTTCGTGGTGCTGGACCGGCGCCACTCCGGCGCGGACATCGACGCGGCCACCTCGCGCTGGATGTGCGACCGCCGCCTGGGCATCGGCGCGGACGGCGTCCTGTCACTGCTGCCGTCCGAGCGAGGCGTGGCCCGCATGGTCGTCCACAACGCCGACGGCAGCATCGCGGAGATGTGCGGCAACGGGCTGCGCTGCGCGGTGAAGCACCTGGTCGACCACTCCGGAGCGCGGCCGGGCCGCATCGACGTGGAGACCGGCGCGGGCGTGCTCACCTGCATGCCCGGCTATGACGAGCGCGGGGTGGCCTCGGTGGACATTTCCATGGGCCCCGCCCGGCTCGTCGCGCCCAACCTCCCGTCGGGGGCCACCGGCCGTCCCTTCCTGGAGGCGCCGCTCCCGGGACATCCCGACCTGCGCGCCTCGGCGGTGAGCATGGGCAACCCCCACCTGGTCCTCCTCGACCGGCCGCTGGAGGAGGCGTCCCGGCTGGGCCCGGTGCTCGAGCATCATCCGTCGTTCCCGGACCGGACCAACGTGGAGTTCGTCCGGGTGGACCCCGATGGCCTCACCGTCGTCGTCTGGGAGCGTGGCTGTGGCCTCACCCAGGCCTGCGGCACGGGGGCCTGCGCCTCCGCCGTCTCCGCGGTGCTGGCGAAGCGGCTGCCCGCGGATACCTGGCTGCGTGTCACCCTGCCGGGGGGAGACCT from Myxococcus stipitatus encodes the following:
- the dapF gene encoding diaminopimelate epimerase; the encoded protein is MEARERIFKYQGLGNDFVVLDRRHSGADIDAATSRWMCDRRLGIGADGVLSLLPSERGVARMVVHNADGSIAEMCGNGLRCAVKHLVDHSGARPGRIDVETGAGVLTCMPGYDERGVASVDISMGPARLVAPNLPSGATGRPFLEAPLPGHPDLRASAVSMGNPHLVLLDRPLEEASRLGPVLEHHPSFPDRTNVEFVRVDPDGLTVVVWERGCGLTQACGTGACASAVSAVLAKRLPADTWLRVTLPGGDLGIRVPADLSDIRLRGPVAFVFEGVVGLAGGR